The Bacillus vallismortis genome window below encodes:
- a CDS encoding efflux RND transporter periplasmic adaptor subunit translates to MKKVWIGIGIAILVALFIGINIYRSAAPTSGSAGQKIQAGSLEEKEISSTVMVPGTLQFSNEQYVFYEADKGTLEDIKVKEGDKVKKGTPLVTYTNEQLSLEKEQNQLTAESNQLQIDQIQVKINALDHKEKELAKQVGKKEAKKQIESERTELQMQKKTTEIDLKQTELQRQSLANRVSDLEVKSEIEGTVISVNQEAASKKSDIQEPVIHIGNPKDLVVSGKLSEYDTLKIKKGQKVTLTSDVIQDKTWKGTVSAVGLVPDQQESAAVQGTEQAVQYPLQVKIKGDLPEGKPGFKFIMNIETDKRKANTLPSKAVKKEDDQYYVYTVKDGKAKRADVKIGEVTDDLTEIKEGISQEDQVILNPSDQVTDGTEVKA, encoded by the coding sequence ATGAAAAAAGTATGGATCGGAATTGGAATCGCCATTTTAGTCGCTCTTTTTATTGGAATCAATATATACCGGTCTGCTGCCCCTACAAGCGGCAGCGCCGGCCAAAAGATACAGGCGGGAAGCCTTGAAGAAAAAGAAATCTCGTCAACGGTTATGGTTCCCGGCACACTTCAATTTTCAAATGAACAGTATGTCTTTTATGAAGCGGATAAAGGGACATTAGAAGACATTAAAGTGAAGGAAGGCGACAAAGTGAAAAAGGGCACGCCTTTAGTCACCTATACAAATGAGCAGCTGAGCCTGGAAAAAGAACAGAACCAGTTAACGGCTGAATCCAACCAGCTTCAAATTGACCAAATTCAAGTAAAGATAAATGCGTTAGATCATAAAGAAAAAGAACTGGCAAAACAGGTTGGAAAGAAAGAAGCAAAAAAACAAATTGAATCTGAGCGTACGGAGCTTCAAATGCAGAAAAAAACGACTGAGATCGATTTAAAACAAACCGAGCTCCAGCGGCAGTCACTTGCCAATCGGGTGTCAGATCTTGAAGTGAAAAGCGAAATCGAAGGTACGGTTATTAGTGTCAACCAAGAAGCGGCATCTAAAAAATCAGATATTCAAGAGCCTGTCATACATATCGGCAACCCAAAAGACCTTGTCGTCTCAGGGAAATTGTCTGAATACGATACACTGAAAATCAAAAAAGGCCAGAAGGTCACACTCACTTCAGATGTTATTCAGGATAAAACATGGAAAGGCACAGTTTCCGCAGTCGGACTTGTTCCGGATCAGCAGGAAAGCGCTGCGGTACAAGGAACAGAACAAGCGGTTCAATATCCGCTTCAAGTGAAAATAAAAGGGGATCTTCCAGAAGGAAAGCCCGGCTTTAAATTTATCATGAATATTGAAACAGACAAGCGGAAAGCAAATACGCTTCCTTCAAAGGCAGTCAAAAAAGAAGATGATCAATATTATGTGTATACAGTAAAAGACGGAAAAGCAAAACGAGCTGATGTCAAAATCGGTGAAGTAACAGATGATCTGACAGAGATTAAAGAGGGGATTTCTCAAGAGGATCAAGTCATTTTGAATCCCTCTGATCAGGTGACCGATGGAACGGAAGTGAAAGCATAA
- a CDS encoding DeoR/GlpR family DNA-binding transcription regulator → MLTPERHQLIIDQIEKHDVVKIQELINLTNASESTIRRDLSTLEERGFLKRVHGGAAKLSDIRLEPDMLEKSSKNLHDKLKIAEKAVSLLEEGDCIYLDAGTTTLHMIDFMDKSKDIVVVTNGVMHVDALIRKEISFYLLGGYVKHRTGAIIGGASLIAMDQYRFDKSFLGTNGVHTEAGFTTPDPDEALLKQKAVKQAKHAYVLADPSKFGEISFSAFAGIGDATIITTGAEELTFDNYQEKTVVKVVKP, encoded by the coding sequence ATGCTAACTCCTGAACGGCATCAATTGATTATTGATCAAATCGAAAAGCATGATGTGGTAAAAATTCAAGAGCTTATAAATCTTACAAACGCTTCTGAATCAACTATCAGAAGAGATTTATCAACACTTGAAGAACGCGGTTTTTTAAAGCGTGTTCATGGGGGAGCAGCCAAGCTTTCCGATATCAGACTTGAACCCGATATGCTTGAAAAATCATCCAAAAACCTTCACGATAAATTGAAAATTGCTGAAAAAGCAGTTTCTCTTTTAGAAGAAGGAGATTGCATTTACCTTGATGCAGGCACGACGACTTTGCACATGATTGATTTTATGGATAAAAGCAAAGATATTGTCGTAGTCACAAACGGGGTGATGCATGTCGATGCATTAATAAGGAAAGAAATTTCTTTTTACCTGCTTGGAGGATACGTAAAGCACAGAACGGGCGCGATTATTGGAGGAGCTTCACTGATTGCCATGGATCAGTACAGATTCGACAAGAGTTTTCTGGGGACAAACGGTGTTCATACAGAGGCTGGATTCACAACGCCGGACCCTGATGAGGCTCTTTTAAAACAGAAAGCTGTCAAACAGGCAAAACACGCTTATGTCTTAGCAGACCCTTCGAAATTCGGAGAAATTTCATTTTCGGCATTCGCCGGAATAGGCGACGCAACAATCATTACGACTGGCGCTGAAGAGCTTACATTCGATAATTACCAAGAAAAAACTGTCGTAAAGGTAGTGAAACCATGA
- a CDS encoding ABC transporter ATP-binding protein, protein MKQAKKQGILERFYYSSDEIIEKPFNWAQMWRLLGYVKPYRKTILPLSFLTVLIGTAVKLVIPILIGVYVLDQAIAEKNSELLIQLIFIISGLYVLNYAANVLRIRWMNQLGQHVIYDLRQHLFTHVQRLSHRFFDQRSAGSILVRIMNDINSLQELFTSGVINLLTDLLLLAGVMIILFTLSPELTIAIMVTLPIMFFISTSLRKKIRRSWQKVRLKQSKLNSHLNESIQGIRVTQAFTQEEENMAYFDGVNQENYQSWQEATRKNAMFRPLVEMTNAIGTGVLIWYGATLIMNETITIGVFVSFAFYLGMFWEPISRLGQVYNQLLMGMASSERIFEFLDEQPNVKEKRDAIHKQKINGEISFEEVEFSYDEKRKALRAVSFSIPAGSTLALVGHTGSGKTTIANLISRFYDAAGGTIKIDGIPIQDLSLAGLRSQISIVLQDTFIFSGTIMENIRFGRPGASDEEVMKAARAVGADEFISGLREGYETEVEERGSVLSAGQRQLISFARALLADPAIIILDEATASIDTETEVKIQQALKTLLKGRTAVMIAHRLSTIRDADRIIVLDHGKKMEEGNHEQLLAKGGIYAGLVKAQYSTEIK, encoded by the coding sequence ATGAAACAAGCAAAAAAACAAGGAATTTTGGAGCGTTTCTATTATTCTTCAGATGAAATCATTGAAAAGCCGTTTAACTGGGCTCAAATGTGGCGGCTGCTGGGCTATGTCAAACCATATCGAAAAACCATTTTGCCGCTTTCTTTTCTCACCGTTTTGATTGGGACTGCTGTGAAGCTTGTGATCCCCATTCTGATCGGCGTGTATGTTCTCGATCAAGCCATTGCAGAGAAAAACTCGGAGCTGCTGATCCAGCTCATTTTCATCATTAGCGGTTTATACGTCCTTAATTATGCCGCCAATGTGTTAAGAATCAGATGGATGAATCAGCTTGGCCAGCATGTGATTTACGACTTGCGCCAGCATTTGTTTACTCATGTGCAGCGCTTATCCCACCGATTTTTTGATCAGCGGTCGGCTGGATCTATTTTGGTCAGGATTATGAATGACATTAACTCTCTTCAGGAGCTCTTTACAAGCGGAGTCATCAACTTATTGACCGACTTGCTGCTTCTGGCCGGCGTTATGATCATTTTGTTTACGCTGAGTCCTGAGCTGACCATAGCCATTATGGTGACACTGCCGATTATGTTTTTTATTTCAACAAGTCTCAGAAAAAAAATACGCCGCTCCTGGCAAAAGGTGCGTCTAAAGCAATCAAAGCTGAACTCTCATTTGAACGAAAGCATTCAGGGCATCCGTGTCACACAGGCATTTACGCAGGAAGAAGAAAACATGGCGTATTTTGACGGCGTCAATCAGGAGAACTATCAATCATGGCAGGAAGCCACAAGAAAAAACGCCATGTTCCGTCCGCTGGTAGAAATGACGAATGCGATTGGAACGGGTGTGTTGATTTGGTATGGCGCCACACTCATCATGAATGAAACCATCACGATTGGCGTCTTCGTTTCTTTTGCCTTCTATCTCGGCATGTTTTGGGAACCTATTTCGAGACTGGGCCAGGTCTATAACCAGCTGTTAATGGGGATGGCGTCATCTGAGCGCATTTTTGAGTTTCTGGACGAACAGCCAAATGTCAAAGAGAAGCGGGACGCGATTCATAAGCAAAAAATAAATGGGGAGATCAGCTTCGAAGAGGTTGAATTTTCGTATGATGAAAAACGAAAAGCCCTCCGCGCTGTTTCCTTCTCTATTCCGGCGGGGTCGACGCTTGCGCTTGTCGGGCATACGGGGAGCGGGAAAACGACGATCGCCAATTTAATCAGCCGTTTTTATGATGCCGCGGGAGGCACCATAAAAATAGACGGTATTCCGATTCAGGATCTTTCCCTTGCCGGTTTGCGCTCTCAAATCAGCATTGTGCTGCAAGATACATTTATTTTCTCCGGGACCATCATGGAAAATATTCGTTTCGGCCGGCCGGGTGCTTCAGACGAAGAAGTGATGAAAGCAGCCCGAGCGGTCGGAGCGGATGAGTTTATCTCTGGTTTAAGAGAAGGGTACGAAACAGAGGTGGAGGAAAGGGGCAGCGTACTGTCTGCCGGACAGCGCCAGCTCATTTCGTTTGCAAGAGCATTGCTCGCCGATCCAGCTATTATCATCCTCGACGAAGCAACGGCAAGTATTGATACAGAGACGGAGGTGAAAATTCAACAGGCTTTAAAAACCCTGCTGAAAGGGCGTACAGCAGTGATGATCGCCCACAGATTATCCACGATCCGCGATGCCGACCGCATCATTGTGCTTGATCACGGCAAGAAAATGGAAGAAGGAAACCATGAGCAACTGCTTGCTAAAGGGGGCATTTATGCCGGGCTCGTAAAAGCGCAATACAGCACAGAGATAAAATAA
- the yknY gene encoding ABC transporter ATP-binding protein YknY, producing the protein MIQLSNVRKSYQIGRETFDVLHSIDLDIHQGEYVSIMGPSGSGKSTIMNIIGCLDRPTSGTYKLDGEDISSYKDKELAAVRNRSIGFVFQQFQLLPRLNAKKNVELPMIYSGIGKKERQERAERALKKVGLTDRMLHMPNELSGGQKQRVAIARAIVNEPKLILADEPTGALDTKTSAAIMEQFTALNAEGTTIVLVTHEPEVADCTNRIVMVRDGNIVPASSGQRSVGE; encoded by the coding sequence ATGATTCAGCTTTCTAATGTGAGAAAAAGCTATCAGATCGGCAGGGAAACGTTTGATGTTCTCCATTCTATTGATTTGGACATTCATCAAGGGGAATATGTATCGATTATGGGGCCGTCAGGTTCAGGGAAATCGACAATCATGAATATTATCGGCTGTCTTGACCGGCCGACTTCCGGTACGTATAAATTGGACGGCGAAGATATTTCTTCATATAAAGATAAAGAACTGGCGGCAGTCCGTAACCGGTCCATCGGTTTTGTATTTCAGCAATTCCAGCTTCTTCCGCGGCTGAACGCCAAAAAAAATGTCGAGCTGCCGATGATTTATTCCGGTATAGGCAAAAAAGAACGTCAAGAGCGGGCTGAGAGAGCGTTGAAAAAGGTCGGGTTAACCGATCGAATGCTCCACATGCCCAACGAGCTCTCGGGCGGGCAGAAGCAGCGGGTAGCCATTGCGAGGGCAATCGTGAATGAGCCAAAATTGATTTTAGCTGATGAACCGACCGGCGCGCTGGATACGAAAACAAGCGCGGCGATTATGGAGCAATTTACAGCATTAAATGCCGAGGGAACAACTATCGTTCTTGTTACTCACGAGCCGGAAGTCGCAGATTGCACGAATCGAATCGTCATGGTGCGTGACGGAAACATTGTTCCTGCCAGCTCCGGACAAAGGAGCGTGGGAGAATGA
- a CDS encoding ABC transporter ATP-binding protein, producing MEIFKRLKMFYWPYRKVFMWSLLAMLFMTVITVVYPIILQITIDEIVLGRQYQLAAWVSLGFIAVMALKGTATFFHQYLGDMFGIKSVYRLRNGLYEKLQRLSFSYYDNAKTGDLMSRLTADVEGLRFFLSYGLAELIRFGLLVAISLSVMFYYSVPLTLVTIAVLPFLAVAVYQFDKRVHPAFRGIRKSFAKLNTKVQENISGINTVKSLSREDFQISTFNKANAEYRTQYLQTSSIWSAYFPLMEFIGNVCIVALLSYGGYLVMQNQLNPGELVAFFSLVNYMMWPIMNLGFVINMFSQAKASGERLLEILEKEEDITDHAHALHKQKLTGDVLFKNVSLAYGKEQINALCNVSFEANSGKVIGLLGPTGSGKSSVTQLLTRFYSPVGGMITIDDKPITDYSLKTLRSNIGVVLQESFLFSSTIRSNISYGRPNASMEDIIEAAKSAQAHDFIMELPDGYDTMLGERGMGLSGGQKQRIAIARAICLNPGILILDDATSAVDMQTEHSIQLALKEVMKNRTTFIIAHRISSLKHADEILVFDKGRICERGTHHELLEKGGYYQKIYDLQYRDAKMINEPHQVG from the coding sequence ATGGAGATATTTAAAAGATTAAAAATGTTTTATTGGCCTTACAGAAAGGTGTTTATGTGGTCGCTTCTGGCCATGCTTTTTATGACTGTGATTACTGTCGTTTACCCGATTATCCTGCAAATCACGATTGATGAAATCGTGCTGGGGAGGCAGTATCAGCTTGCAGCATGGGTCAGCTTAGGTTTTATTGCGGTAATGGCCCTGAAAGGAACCGCCACTTTTTTTCATCAATATTTAGGAGATATGTTCGGCATCAAATCCGTTTATCGGCTGAGAAATGGCCTGTATGAAAAACTGCAGAGGCTTTCTTTTTCTTATTATGATAACGCGAAAACAGGTGATTTGATGTCCAGACTGACAGCTGACGTTGAGGGGCTTCGTTTTTTCTTATCATATGGTTTAGCTGAACTCATTCGATTCGGTCTGCTGGTCGCCATCAGCCTTTCGGTCATGTTTTACTATTCTGTTCCTCTTACGCTTGTAACAATCGCTGTTCTGCCATTTCTCGCTGTTGCGGTATATCAGTTCGACAAAAGAGTCCATCCCGCCTTCAGAGGAATTCGCAAGTCGTTTGCGAAACTCAACACAAAAGTCCAGGAAAATATCAGCGGCATCAATACGGTTAAATCTCTATCAAGAGAAGATTTTCAGATCAGCACATTCAATAAGGCCAATGCGGAATACAGAACACAGTATTTACAAACATCATCCATCTGGTCTGCGTATTTCCCTTTAATGGAGTTCATCGGTAATGTTTGTATTGTGGCTCTCCTCTCCTACGGCGGCTACTTGGTTATGCAGAACCAGCTCAATCCCGGTGAGCTTGTCGCTTTTTTCAGCCTTGTCAATTATATGATGTGGCCGATTATGAACTTAGGTTTTGTCATCAATATGTTCTCTCAAGCAAAAGCGTCAGGTGAACGCCTGCTGGAAATTCTCGAAAAAGAAGAAGACATCACAGACCATGCCCACGCTTTGCATAAACAAAAATTAACAGGAGATGTCCTATTCAAAAATGTTTCTCTTGCATACGGTAAAGAACAAATAAACGCGCTATGCAATGTCAGTTTTGAGGCAAACAGCGGGAAGGTAATCGGACTATTGGGCCCTACAGGTTCAGGCAAAAGCTCAGTTACACAGCTCCTCACCAGATTTTACAGTCCTGTTGGCGGAATGATTACGATTGATGATAAACCTATCACTGATTACTCGTTAAAAACCCTTCGCTCCAATATCGGGGTCGTTCTTCAAGAATCTTTTCTGTTTTCATCTACAATTCGATCAAACATTTCGTACGGGAGGCCGAATGCATCAATGGAAGACATCATCGAAGCGGCAAAAAGTGCTCAGGCACACGACTTTATTATGGAGCTTCCTGATGGATATGACACTATGCTGGGAGAGAGGGGAATGGGGCTTTCCGGCGGACAGAAACAGCGTATCGCCATTGCGAGAGCCATTTGTTTGAACCCGGGCATTTTAATATTGGATGACGCCACAAGCGCAGTAGACATGCAAACTGAGCACAGCATACAGCTTGCTTTAAAAGAAGTCATGAAAAACCGCACAACCTTTATCATCGCTCACCGCATTTCTTCACTGAAACATGCCGATGAAATTCTCGTTTTTGATAAAGGGCGCATTTGTGAAAGGGGAACACATCATGAGCTTCTCGAAAAAGGCGGCTACTATCAAAAGATATACGATTTGCAATACCGTGATGCCAAAATGATCAATGAGCCGCATCAGGTCGGATAG
- the yknW gene encoding toxin SDP protection protein YknW has protein sequence METNVEKNNATATEKPSLFGVITNPSVQFERIRERPAVWGPLFIVAAIIIVGAVLQSLGTDYSELMKSSDTQGLTAEQIETVATITKFGGMAGAIFGGIAALFIAPLIYWLCVKLSGGVTTYKKMLSLGLFVSLISSLGLLVNGIVAFTTDTNSLYSMTSLAGIIPSDGALASVLNTFEIFSIWSYVLLAIGLHKTGGISKKAGWISVIVLFGILVAFSFFSGLINSAAGA, from the coding sequence ATGGAAACAAATGTAGAAAAAAACAACGCAACGGCGACTGAAAAGCCGTCACTTTTTGGAGTGATCACAAATCCGTCCGTTCAATTTGAAAGAATAAGAGAAAGACCGGCTGTATGGGGACCGCTATTTATTGTTGCAGCCATTATCATCGTCGGTGCCGTGCTGCAATCTCTCGGTACGGATTATAGTGAGCTTATGAAAAGCAGTGACACTCAAGGATTAACAGCTGAACAAATTGAAACTGTCGCCACAATAACCAAATTTGGAGGAATGGCAGGCGCGATTTTCGGCGGTATCGCAGCGTTATTTATTGCCCCTCTTATTTATTGGCTCTGTGTAAAACTATCAGGCGGAGTTACGACATACAAAAAAATGCTTTCTCTCGGTCTGTTTGTCTCTTTGATTAGCAGTCTTGGATTATTGGTTAACGGAATCGTTGCTTTTACGACTGACACGAATTCGCTTTACAGCATGACATCATTGGCGGGGATTATTCCGTCTGACGGGGCTCTCGCCAGCGTGTTAAATACTTTTGAGATATTTAGCATATGGAGCTATGTATTATTAGCAATCGGCCTTCACAAAACAGGCGGCATCTCAAAAAAAGCAGGATGGATTTCAGTGATTGTTCTTTTCGGAATTTTAGTTGCATTTTCGTTCTTTTCAGGTTTAATCAATTCTGCGGCGGGTGCATAA
- the skiZ gene encoding sporulation-delaying-protein transporter subunit SkiZ has translation MSLLENIRMALSSVLAHKMRSILTMLGIIIGVGSVIVVVAVGQGGEQMLKQSISGPGNTVELYYMPSDEELASNPNALAESTFTENDIKGLKEIEGIKQVVASTSESMTARYHEEETDVTINGINDGYMNVNSLKIENGKTFTDHDFFAGKRAGVISQKMAEELFDKTSPLGEVVWINGQPVEIIGVLKKETGLLSFGLSEMYVPFNMMKSSFGTSDFSNVSLQVESADDIKTAGKEAVQLVNDNHGTEDSYQVMNMEEIAAGIGKVTAIMTTIIGSIAGISLLVGGIGVMNIMLVSVTERTREIGIRKSLGATRGQILTQFLIESVVLTLIGGLIGIGIGYGGASLVSAIAGWPSLISWQVVGGGVLFSMLIGVIFGMLPANKAAKLDPIEALRYE, from the coding sequence ATGAGCCTGTTAGAGAACATCAGAATGGCTTTAAGCTCAGTCCTTGCCCATAAAATGCGTTCGATCTTAACGATGCTCGGCATTATCATTGGTGTAGGCTCTGTCATCGTCGTGGTTGCGGTAGGACAGGGCGGCGAGCAAATGCTGAAACAGTCGATCAGCGGCCCGGGAAATACTGTGGAGCTGTACTATATGCCAAGCGATGAGGAGCTTGCAAGCAATCCGAACGCCTTAGCCGAATCTACTTTTACAGAAAATGATATAAAAGGTTTAAAAGAGATAGAGGGCATCAAACAAGTCGTTGCCTCGACTTCTGAAAGTATGACAGCGCGTTATCATGAGGAAGAAACTGATGTCACCATTAACGGAATAAACGATGGATACATGAATGTCAATTCTTTAAAAATCGAAAACGGCAAAACCTTTACCGATCATGATTTTTTTGCGGGGAAAAGAGCCGGAGTGATCTCTCAAAAGATGGCTGAAGAACTGTTTGATAAAACATCCCCTCTCGGAGAAGTTGTCTGGATCAACGGACAGCCTGTTGAAATCATCGGCGTGCTGAAAAAAGAAACAGGCTTGCTTTCTTTCGGTTTAAGTGAAATGTATGTGCCATTTAATATGATGAAATCTTCTTTTGGCACAAGTGATTTCAGTAACGTATCATTGCAAGTCGAATCAGCAGACGACATAAAAACAGCTGGAAAAGAAGCGGTACAGCTTGTAAATGACAATCATGGCACAGAAGATTCATATCAAGTGATGAACATGGAAGAGATAGCGGCCGGAATTGGCAAAGTAACGGCGATTATGACGACGATTATCGGTTCGATTGCAGGTATCTCTCTTTTGGTCGGCGGAATCGGTGTCATGAATATTATGCTCGTATCAGTTACAGAACGGACGCGGGAAATCGGAATCAGAAAATCACTCGGTGCGACGAGAGGACAGATTCTGACTCAGTTTTTAATTGAATCAGTCGTATTGACGCTGATCGGAGGACTGATTGGAATTGGAATCGGATATGGAGGGGCCTCTCTTGTTTCTGCCATTGCGGGCTGGCCGTCACTCATATCCTGGCAGGTTGTAGGCGGGGGCGTGCTGTTCAGTATGCTCATTGGCGTTATTTTTGGCATGCTTCCCGCAAATAAAGCCGCAAAGCTTGATCCGATTGAAGCGCTGCGTTACGAGTAG